In Dioscorea cayenensis subsp. rotundata cultivar TDr96_F1 chromosome 13, TDr96_F1_v2_PseudoChromosome.rev07_lg8_w22 25.fasta, whole genome shotgun sequence, the sequence CTCTTTCTTTTTGCTCCAACTTCccatctgtgtgtgtgtgtgtgcgcgcgcgcgCGTTTGTGTTTTTctgtgtgtttgtttgtttttgtctgTATTTCTGTGAAAAACTAAGTACCAAACTTCAAGATCTTTCAGTGTGTTATgtatgcgtgtgtgtgtgaataacAAAGGACCAAAAACTAAACTTCAGTTCAAGATCTCTCTGTacgtttgtgtgtgtgtttgtgtgtctTCTTGATCTCTGTGTTAGTTGTGAAGATGTCTATATTGAAGAACTAGGCAatacactcacacacacactcacacacacactcatTGATCAGTACCAATtatcacaaacaaaaacaagagaaaaaaaaaaaaaaacacaaattaaagaacaaaaGCACAACCTCATATATGATGCAGTTCAGTGAGAgtgcaccaccaccaccaccaccaccaccaccaccacccttACCACCACTACAACTCCATCAAAACCCTCTAGGTCTTTGCCTAGACCTAACCACAACCAAGTCTCATTCTCGCCCATGGCCTTCCTTCCccacctcctccaaaaccctaggcACCACCTTCAACAACGCCAGCTGCATGGAACAACTCCTCGTCCACTGCGCCACTGCCATTGAAACCAACGACTCCACTCTCGCCCAACAAATCCTCTGGGTCCTCAACAACATCGCCCCTCCTGACGGTGACTCCAATCAACGCCTAACTTCCGCCTTTCTCCGAGCTCTCATCATTCGTGCTTCCAAAACCGGCACTTGTGCCGTTCTTGCCGCTGCCGTCACTCGTGCCGACTCTGAGCTCGCTCTCTACTCACACCGTTTCTCCGCCATCGAGCTCGCCAGCTTCATCGACCTCACTCCTTGGTACCGCTTCGGCTTTTCCGCCACTAACTCTGCTATCACCGAAGCCATCGAAGGCttccaaatcattcatttagTCGATTTAAGTACCACTCACTGCATGCAAATACCTACTCTCATCGACATGTTAGCAAACCGGCCGGAAGGTCCACCTTTCATCAGGCTCACCGTCCCCGGAATCACATACTCAAACACAAATCCTCCTCCTCCATTGCTTGACCTCTCTTACGATGAACTTGGAGCAAGACTCATAGCTTTCGCTCGATCACGAAACATCGGCATGGAATTCAGAGTTATTCCTTCCGACTTCTCTCAAGGCTTCGACACACTCATCGAGCAGCTCCGAGCTGAGCAAATGGTCTGTGATGGTGAAGCTTTGGTTGTAAATTGCCAAATGATGCTGCACTATGTCCCGGAAGAGACTGTGAGTCATGAAATAAACCATTTATCAATGCGATCATGTTGTCTAAAAGCCATTCGAAGTTTAGAGCCAACAATTATCACACTAGTTGAAGAAGATGCTGATTTCACAGACAGTGATCTCGTCGGGAGGCTTCGATCGGCTTTTAATTTTCTCTGGATACCATACGATGCCGTCGAGACGTTCTTGCCGAAGGGGAGTGATCAGAGAAGGTGGTATGAAGGGGGAGTTTGTTGGAAGATAGAGAATGTTATAGCACATGAAGGGATGCAAAGAGTAGAGAGGTTGGAGAGTAGAGGGAGATGGGTGCAGAGAATGAGAGGAGCTGGGTttagaggattagggtttggggaGGAGGCAGTGGGGGAGGTAAAGGCCATGCTTGATGAGCATGCTGCAGGGTGGGGGTTGAAGAAGGAAGATGAAGGGTTGGTGCTCTCTTGGAAAGGCCATAATGTTGTCTTTGCTACTGCTTGGGCTCCTTGttgatcatcttcatcttcatcttcatcttcattatcaTGTAATCTAGCTAGATCTTAATTTGTTACTTGTTTTCTCACTTTCTCTCTTTTTGTGTACTATTATGATCTCTGATCTTTAGGTGAAACAGTTGGGATTAACATGATcatcttttgttaattttctttagCATAGatcaaatatgattttgaacatggttttgttcttgtttgaaTGCCTAGTGTGTGTCAACTGCAACAATGTATATGTCTAGTAACATGACATGCATGAGTTTGATTTAATGTGATACTGCATGATGATTTGTTGTTGAGtttaaagtttttctttttttattttctcattaattttataatttataagtgGTGATAGTTTAAATTATGAATAAagacatatttttaaaagtgtGAGTAATAATTGTGTGCTGGTAGTCCCAACACTTATGTGTCACTGACCGTCCCCTATTTGCTTCGTCTGGTGCAtgccaatgttttttttattaaatttaaatttaaaagttcaGGATCTGTGTGATTCAATATGATGGTGTGGTATTTTGTGagattattgaaaaatattttcacGCATTACTTTCATTTGTGTGCTTTGAGAGTTGATCTTTTATAGTTACTAGACAAGGTGTTTGGCAAAtccattttatgttttttcagaGAGAAGGAAAACCACaacaaaattttgagaaaaaagggatgctttttgtttttttgtattatatttgtTACGTTATACAGCCTTACATATTACAAGACTTGTGAAATTTTTGTGTATAAATACCAATGAATATGTTATTCATTAATTacacattatttaaatttattctttaaaaatttgaaatgttgttaatatacaaatttttattctaaacaggatcttttattgtgatttaaaaaaaaactttattcttGATCTTCGGAAAGAAAATACTTAtactttcaatttatttatataatgaaGAGTATCTTTcaataatactttttttaaagaaatataataaattttaaaattttaaaatttattatatttatttattcattctaaaCTCCGGAGATTATTAATCCTAGTTTTCATTCTATATCTCACTACCGCGCTAATGATAACAAGAATTTTGAATCAGGATCCCTATTGAATCAGAACTTTCAGTCACACTTTGGATTAAATGATAGTTTTGTACAAGGCTTGATACAACAAACTTGTTGAATTTTAGAAAAGGTATAATACTAGAATTgatttttctactttttttctctctcctcttaATTTCTCTACTCATAAATGTTTTTAAGTAGTTCTCTACTTTCAAAAATAATCCTACTTAGTCTATTCTActctaaaataaatcaattattgactatatttttcaaaagcaGAGGAACTAAATGGaaagaaattaaagataaatgGCCTAAATTAAGtcatttttcaaaatagaaAGATTAGTTGGACAGATTTTTGAATAGAAGAACCAAAAggggaaagagagaaaaataaagagacaaATTCGGATATTATACCTTTAGAAAATGATGTGATGCCTATGAAAAATAATCTCTTGTTTGCAAAGTACAAAGTTGAACACCTACAATCagaccaaacaaaaaaaaattacatttttgaacatatataaaaaaaaaaaaagtgaaccGTATTGCTGCCCAATCTCCACATTTGTGTTCATCAATCAAATGAACAATTGTCTCATTGGATCAAGTATTTTACTACTCTTAAACTTATCACCTATCAATCATCAAGCATACAATGGATAAGTTCCACAAGAGAGAAGAGGTCAGCTCACCCCAAATACCAATATTTTTGACGAATCACAACATAACATAAGCAAACACGATGATTTGATTTATGAAAAGTCGGTCTAGTTCGATAGAGTTCAATTCCAATGCTTAAAGTTCGATAGAGTTTAATTCCAATGCTTAAAGCATTGACAAAGATAAAAGCAAATGCAAACACTAAATCTAATCAAAACAGAGACAAACTATAAAACTCCAGAAGTGTGATGACTTCCATTTCCAGGTTGCCACCACAATCACTTGGTCAAGCCCTCAGCGGTActgcaagaaaaagaaaaactgtTAGTATAGATGCTAAAGGTTCAATATGaagttttgaatcaataatgatgattcaaattattttttcaaaattaagaaCCTGAGATAAGTTTGAAGTAGTTTTGATCAATGAAATTAATCGAGCAACACTTACTAGGATATAGATTAAAATCTGTTGAATAAATCACTATTTAAACATCCTCAAGCTTGAGCAAATACAATCTAGACACAAGGGCAGTACTCTCTAAAGCATGGTGTAATCATGCCTAGATATATTATATTCTAGGGGTAAATAGATCTTTTCAAGTTGAAACTTCTAAATGGTTTTCTTTCCATACAATCCATAATGTTACATTAACACTCGAAATCATGTAATAGAAGCTCCAAGTAAGCGTATAGCAATAACATTTCAATTCCATAACAACAAGCAAACCATGGCTCAGAGCTACTTTAAGTGACGTTAATTTCTGTCACACTGTCTAATACTCATATATCATGCCAGAGAAGATTGTCCATATTATATACTAGTAATGCTCACAGCAATGACCTCTATAGGATCAGGGGCAAGCCCTGTGACCTCAATTTTTGGGAAGACAAAATAACTGAGTATTA encodes:
- the LOC120274579 gene encoding scarecrow-like protein 32 — translated: MMQFSESAPPPPPPPPPPPLPPLQLHQNPLGLCLDLTTTKSHSRPWPSFPTSSKTLGTTFNNASCMEQLLVHCATAIETNDSTLAQQILWVLNNIAPPDGDSNQRLTSAFLRALIIRASKTGTCAVLAAAVTRADSELALYSHRFSAIELASFIDLTPWYRFGFSATNSAITEAIEGFQIIHLVDLSTTHCMQIPTLIDMLANRPEGPPFIRLTVPGITYSNTNPPPPLLDLSYDELGARLIAFARSRNIGMEFRVIPSDFSQGFDTLIEQLRAEQMVCDGEALVVNCQMMLHYVPEETVSHEINHLSMRSCCLKAIRSLEPTIITLVEEDADFTDSDLVGRLRSAFNFLWIPYDAVETFLPKGSDQRRWYEGGVCWKIENVIAHEGMQRVERLESRGRWVQRMRGAGFRGLGFGEEAVGEVKAMLDEHAAGWGLKKEDEGLVLSWKGHNVVFATAWAPC